A DNA window from Mesorhizobium sp. C432A contains the following coding sequences:
- the pgl gene encoding 6-phosphogluconolactonase encodes MARKQLSEPVYNWNGFAGRQDLAAALAGNVAARLTKAINERGTALLAVSGGTTPAKFFAALSAIPIAWNKVTVTLVDERFVPASSPRSNAGLVAANLLQNKAAAAHFVPLYHEAASIETAAAADDAALKALPWPLDVVVLGMGGDGHTASFFPDAENLGDLLDPASSRIVLPVHAASAGEPRLTLPLARIVDAGFIALHIEGEDKRTAFDGAMGPGAKKPIRKVLEAAPIPVEVFWAP; translated from the coding sequence ATGGCACGAAAGCAATTGAGCGAGCCCGTCTATAACTGGAACGGCTTTGCCGGGCGCCAGGATCTGGCGGCAGCCCTTGCCGGCAATGTCGCGGCGCGCCTGACCAAGGCCATCAACGAGCGCGGCACGGCCCTGCTTGCCGTTTCCGGCGGCACCACGCCGGCAAAGTTCTTTGCAGCACTTTCGGCCATTCCGATCGCCTGGAACAAGGTGACGGTGACGCTGGTCGACGAACGGTTCGTGCCGGCCTCCTCGCCGCGCTCGAATGCGGGGCTGGTCGCGGCCAACCTGCTGCAGAACAAGGCGGCTGCCGCGCACTTCGTGCCGCTCTACCATGAGGCGGCAAGCATCGAGACCGCCGCGGCGGCCGACGATGCGGCGCTGAAGGCTCTGCCCTGGCCCCTCGATGTCGTCGTGCTCGGCATGGGCGGCGACGGCCACACCGCCTCGTTCTTTCCCGACGCCGAGAATCTCGGCGATTTGCTCGACCCCGCCTCATCAAGGATCGTGCTGCCGGTTCACGCGGCAAGCGCCGGCGAACCCCGGTTGACGCTGCCGCTGGCGCGGATCGTCGACGCCGGCTTCATCGCGCTGCATATAGAAGGCGAGGACAAGCGCACCGCCTTCGATGGTGCGATGGGACCGGGTGCGAAAAAGCCCATCCGCAAAGTGCTCGAAGCGGCACCCATCCCGGTAGAGGTGTTCTGGGCACCCTGA
- a CDS encoding SDR family oxidoreductase has protein sequence MRLENKVAVITGAASGFGEGMARRFAEEGAKVVVADLNAKGAERVAAEIGQAAIWTQTDVSQRSEFDEMVYAAKSAFGRIDIMVNNAGYTHRNGDMLDVDEATFDLITSVNMKAIYHAALAVVPIMERQGGGVILTTASTAGLRPRPGLTWYNASKGWAITATKSMAVELAPKNIRVNCLCPVAGETGMLEKFMGTDTPEIREKFRASIPLGRLSTPLDIANAALWLASDEAAFITGVALEVDGGRCI, from the coding sequence ATGCGTCTGGAAAACAAGGTTGCCGTCATCACGGGTGCTGCGTCAGGTTTCGGCGAAGGCATGGCCAGGCGCTTTGCCGAAGAGGGCGCCAAGGTCGTCGTCGCCGACCTCAACGCCAAGGGCGCGGAGCGCGTTGCAGCAGAGATCGGCCAGGCCGCGATCTGGACCCAGACCGATGTTTCGCAGCGTTCCGAATTCGACGAGATGGTCTATGCCGCAAAAAGCGCCTTCGGCCGCATCGATATCATGGTCAACAATGCCGGCTACACCCATCGCAATGGCGACATGCTCGACGTCGACGAGGCGACCTTCGACCTGATCACTTCAGTCAACATGAAGGCGATCTATCACGCCGCACTTGCCGTGGTGCCGATCATGGAGCGGCAGGGCGGCGGCGTCATCCTGACCACGGCTTCGACCGCCGGTCTGCGGCCGCGGCCGGGGCTCACCTGGTACAATGCTTCGAAGGGCTGGGCGATCACCGCGACCAAGTCGATGGCGGTTGAACTCGCGCCCAAGAACATCCGCGTGAACTGCCTTTGCCCGGTCGCCGGCGAGACCGGCATGCTGGAGAAATTCATGGGCACTGACACGCCGGAGATCCGCGAGAAATTCCGTGCCTCGATACCGCTCGGCCGTCTGTCGACGCCGCTCGATATCGCCAACGCTGCGCTTTGGCTTGCGTCGG
- the zwf gene encoding glucose-6-phosphate dehydrogenase has translation MTSQIIPVEPFDFIIFGGTGDLSERKLLPSLYHRQRDHQFSEPTRIIGTSRSKMSDEEFQAFAKQAISQHVKPADIDAEELKTFLARLSYVSADATTGAGFDKLKKAIGESDRIRAFYLAVAPALFGDISHQLKAHNLITPNSRIVLEKPIGRDLDSARKLNDVVGDDFHESQIFRIDHYLGKETVQNLMALRFANALYEPLWNSAHIDHVQITVAETVGLEDRVTYYDKAGALRDMVQNHMLQLLCLVAMEAPSSMDADAVRDEKLKVLRALKRINGNEAPKHTVRGQYRAGASAGGAVKGYVEELGKDSSTETFVAIKAEIGNWRWAGVPFYLRTGKRLATRVSEIVIEFKPIPHSIFGDSAGPISANQLVIRLQPDEGVKQFIMIKDPGPGGMRLRQIPLDMSFATSFDGRAPDAYERLIMDVIRGNQTLFMRRDEVEAAWKWIDPIQNAWESARQEAQGYTAGTWGPSASIALIERDGRTWHESN, from the coding sequence ATGACCAGCCAGATCATTCCCGTCGAGCCTTTCGACTTCATCATTTTCGGCGGCACCGGCGACCTGTCGGAACGCAAGCTGCTGCCCTCGCTCTACCACCGCCAGCGCGACCACCAGTTTTCCGAGCCGACCCGCATCATCGGCACCTCGCGCTCCAAGATGAGCGACGAGGAATTCCAGGCTTTCGCCAAGCAGGCGATTTCCCAGCATGTGAAGCCGGCCGACATCGACGCCGAGGAACTCAAGACATTTCTTGCCCGGCTGTCCTACGTATCGGCCGACGCGACGACGGGTGCCGGCTTCGACAAGCTGAAAAAGGCGATCGGCGAAAGCGACCGCATTCGCGCTTTCTATCTGGCGGTTGCGCCGGCGCTGTTCGGCGACATCTCGCACCAGCTGAAAGCCCACAATCTCATCACGCCGAATTCGCGCATCGTGCTGGAGAAGCCGATCGGCCGCGACCTCGATTCGGCGCGCAAGCTCAACGACGTGGTTGGAGACGACTTCCACGAAAGCCAGATCTTCCGCATCGACCACTATCTCGGAAAGGAGACGGTGCAGAATCTGATGGCGCTGCGCTTTGCCAACGCGCTCTATGAGCCGCTTTGGAATTCTGCCCATATCGACCATGTGCAGATCACGGTGGCCGAGACCGTCGGTCTTGAAGACCGCGTCACCTACTACGACAAGGCCGGCGCGCTGCGCGACATGGTGCAGAACCACATGCTGCAGCTGCTCTGCCTGGTTGCCATGGAGGCGCCATCGTCGATGGATGCCGATGCCGTGCGCGACGAGAAGCTGAAGGTGCTGCGGGCGCTGAAGCGCATCAACGGCAATGAGGCACCCAAGCACACCGTGCGCGGGCAGTACCGCGCCGGCGCCTCTGCAGGCGGCGCGGTGAAAGGCTATGTCGAGGAACTTGGCAAAGACAGCTCCACCGAGACTTTCGTCGCCATCAAGGCTGAGATCGGCAATTGGCGCTGGGCCGGCGTGCCGTTCTATCTCAGGACCGGCAAAAGGCTGGCGACCCGCGTTTCGGAAATCGTCATCGAGTTCAAGCCGATCCCGCATTCGATCTTCGGCGACAGCGCCGGGCCGATCTCAGCCAACCAACTGGTGATCCGGCTGCAGCCCGACGAAGGCGTCAAGCAGTTCATCATGATCAAGGATCCAGGCCCAGGCGGCATGCGGCTGCGCCAGATTCCGCTCGACATGAGCTTTGCAACATCTTTCGACGGCCGTGCGCCGGACGCCTATGAACGGCTGATCATGGATGTTATCCGCGGCAACCAGACGCTGTTCATGCGCCGCGACGAGGTCGAGGCGGCATGGAAGTGGATCGACCCGATCCAGAACGCCTGGGAAAGCGCCAGGCAGGAGGCGCAAGGCTATACGGCCGGCACATGGGGTCCCTCGGCCTCGATTGCGCTGATCGAACGCGACGGGCGGACATGGCACGAAAGCAATTGA